From the genome of Desulfuromonas sp.:
TCGGGCGGGCTTTTCATGCCGACATTCCACCGATTGCTCTGGCGTTCTGGCGCTGGGCCGGAGCCTCACTTCTGGTCGCTCTTCCGGCGAGCCGGTACCTCCGCGACGACTGGCCGGAGATTCGTCGCTGCTGGCCGGCGGTGCTGCTGCTCTCTTTTCTCGGCATTGCCTGTTTCAATACTCTGGCCTACAGCGGACTGCAATATACCCAGGCGATCAACGCCTTCCTGATTCAATCATTGATGCCGGTGCTGATTGTCGTGTTCTCCCTGTTGATTTTTAAAGAGAGGGTCGCTCCGGTACAGGTGGTTGGCATCGCTGTTTCACTCGCTGGCGCCGTAACCATTATCGCGCGCGGCGAGGTCGGGCTGATTCTGAATCTTGAGTTCAATCGGGGTGATCTGCTGGTTCTGCTGGCAATCGTCTGTTATGCCGGTTATTCATCGTTATTGCGGTTACGGCCAAAGGTCCATCCGCTCTCGTTTATTGCCGTTACCTTCTGGCTCGGAACGGCGATCCTTATGCCGCTGTATCTGTGGGAGCATAATTATGTCCGGCCACTGCATCCGGTCCCGACAACCTTTCTGGTCCTCGCCTATGTCGCGATATTTCCGTCAATCGTCTCTTATCTCTGTTTCAATCGGGGAGTTGAGCTGGTCGGGGCTAATCGGGCCGGTCTTTTTATCCACCTGATGCCGGTGTTCGGGAGCCTGATGGCCATGGTTTTTCTCGGTGAACAATTTTATTGGTTTCACGCTCTCGGTATCGGTCTGATTGCCGTCGGCATCTGCCTGGCGACCCGCGCCGGCCGGACGTAGCGTCTCGTCAACAGTATGGCCATAGATTCCGGACAACTATCCTGTGAATCTGGCAGTTTAACGGGAAATGACAATTCAGGAGGGTATTTGACAAAAAATGCCAGCAGGTTTGCTCTTTAATGACGTCGCCGCTGTCTCCCGATTTCGAGACTATGGAAATTCCGGGAGGGGGATATGCGTTTTCCTGTTGGCCTGTTTCCTGCTAATGATATAAGCTCCAATCCAGGGATTTTATTAAAAAGGATCTGTTTATGAATACTATTACTCCAACATCTGATGCTGCATCACCTGCCCCGAAGCGGGTGAAAAAAATTCTCCTGGTCGATGATGTCAAACTCTTTATCGCCCTCGAAAAGACCTTCTTTCAGCGCAAGGAATCGTTCAAGGTTTTGACCGCAAGCAGCGGCAAGGAAGCGCTGGTGCTCGTTGAGTCGGAACAGCCCGACCTCGTCTATATGGACCTGTTTATGCCGGAGATGAATGGTGACGAATGTTGTCGGCGTATCAAGGAGTCGGATTTCGGACGGGATATCCCGGTTGTCATGGTGACCTCGGCCGGGAATGCAGAAGATATTGCCCGCTGTGAAGCGGCCGGATGCGACGAGATCGTCACCAAGCCGATCAACCGCGGGCATTTCATGTCGATTGCCAGGAAGTATCTCGAAGTGCACGAGCGCAAGGATCCGCGTTATGCAATCCATGTCAAGGTTCGCTTCGGTGACCAGGACGATCTGCTGACCGATTACACGGTTAATCTTAGTTCCGGAGGGCTGTTTCTGACGTCACCGCAACCTTTGCCGCGCCACACGCTGCTCGACATTGAATTCAGTTTGCCTGAAACCGGAGAGACGATCAATTGCAAGGCCCGGATCGCCTGGGTGAATGATACCAGCAATCCAACCAAGCCCGATCTCCCTGCCGGTATGGGCTTGCAGTTCGTTGATATTGCGGAAAGCGAGATCCGCATTATTCAAAGCTACATCGAGAGCAATAATTTAACGGCTGAGTGGTAATTTCGGCTGCTTTGCCTTCCTGTTTCATCTCTTCCGGGCTATCGGTAGTCACGATAACCACCGGAATCAGCCTGCCGTTCTCGGCCGCGCGGAGTTTGCGGGTCAGTTCAAGGTCGCCGGTATCGCCCGGCCTGCTCCTTCTTTTTCTTGCCTGTCCTGAGCCAGCCGAAGGGCTTGTCCAGGCAAAGTAAGCAAAAGAAAGACACCCCGGCTCACTCGGCGTCTTATGTAAAGCAAATAAAGACAGCTGTAAGTTTTAAGCTGTCAGTTGTCAGAGAAAATCAGGAACAAATGTCTTAGACTCACCCGTGGAGCTCTTGAGGTCGCCCTCTGGTAGCGCGATCACTGAACCGCAGCCCAACCGCAACCGCCACGGAGATGAACTGCGTTTGCCTCAAGGCAAACTCCCTGGCAGCAAAGTTTAACAGAAACAAACCCAGTTGCACAAAAAAGCCCCCGGCAAGGGAGCCGTTTTCTGCATACTCTTTTATGGCTTAATAAAAGAGTATGGCGGAGTGCGCGGCCGCGACCGCGCGATTATATCATCTTCAGTCTTGATGGATACTTTCCTGCACTTCGGGTAGTGACTCTATCCAGCAATGTCCCCACCCAACCAGACAAGGTCGCCGGTATCGCCCGGCCTGCTCCTTCTTTTTCTTGCCTGTCCTGAGCCAGCCGAATGGCTTGTCCAAGCAAAGTAAGCAAAAGAAGAAACCCCGGCTTACCCGCCTGATAATCAGGTTCCCTCACTGCGCCGATTGTAATCCGTCAGTCACTGGCGTTACCTGAGCGCCGGATTAAAATCCGCTCGCTCGGCGGTCTTACTTATGGCCCCGGTAGAACAGTGGGAACAGTCAAAGACAAGAATGTTGTCAGTCCCGACTCCGATAGCCTGTCCTGAGCCAGCTTAAGGGGGAGTTTAATGTTGTATTCGCTTTCATCTGCGATGAACCAAAAAAAATACCGCCCGAAATCTGTCGGGCGGTCTAAAAAAAATGAGGTGGAGTGGTAGTGATTAGTGGCGCATCATCCGACCAAAAAAACCGGCGGTGTGCCCCGCAAGAAGAATAAGACCATAAAATGCCAGGGTTCCTAAAAAGCTGGTTATCA
Proteins encoded in this window:
- a CDS encoding EamA family transporter, with translation MLTPQLKDRPYILLTMTVLFWAGNFILGRAFHADIPPIALAFWRWAGASLLVALPASRYLRDDWPEIRRCWPAVLLLSFLGIACFNTLAYSGLQYTQAINAFLIQSLMPVLIVVFSLLIFKERVAPVQVVGIAVSLAGAVTIIARGEVGLILNLEFNRGDLLVLLAIVCYAGYSSLLRLRPKVHPLSFIAVTFWLGTAILMPLYLWEHNYVRPLHPVPTTFLVLAYVAIFPSIVSYLCFNRGVELVGANRAGLFIHLMPVFGSLMAMVFLGEQFYWFHALGIGLIAVGICLATRAGRT
- a CDS encoding two-component system response regulator, with protein sequence MNTITPTSDAASPAPKRVKKILLVDDVKLFIALEKTFFQRKESFKVLTASSGKEALVLVESEQPDLVYMDLFMPEMNGDECCRRIKESDFGRDIPVVMVTSAGNAEDIARCEAAGCDEIVTKPINRGHFMSIARKYLEVHERKDPRYAIHVKVRFGDQDDLLTDYTVNLSSGGLFLTSPQPLPRHTLLDIEFSLPETGETINCKARIAWVNDTSNPTKPDLPAGMGLQFVDIAESEIRIIQSYIESNNLTAEW